One Microbacterium marinum genomic window, GGCTGGCCGAGCATCGCAGCCTCGGCCTCGATGCCACCGACGCCCCAGCCGAGCACGCCGAGGCCGTTGACCATGGTGGTGTGCGAGTCGGTGCCGACGCAGGTGTCGGGGTACGCGCGCAGCACGCCGTCCACGCTCCGGTCGTAGATGACCTTCGCGAGGTGCTCGATGTTCACCTGGTGGACGATGCCGGTGCCCGGGGGAACGACCTTGAAGTCGTCGAAGGCGGTCTGGCCCCAGCGGAGGAACTGGTACCGCTCACCGTTGCGCTCGTACTCGATCTCGACGTTGCGCTCGAGGGCGTTGTCGGAGCCGAAGAGGTCGGCGATGACGGAGTGGTCGATGACCATCTCTGCGGGCGAGAGCGGGTTGATCTTGTTCGGGTCGCCGCCGAGTGCGGTGACCGCCTCGCGCATGGTGGCGAGGTCGACGATGCAGGGCACACCGGTGAAGTCCTGCATCACCACACGCGCGGGGGTGAACTGGATCTCGGTGTTCGGCTGGGCCGTCGGATCCCAGGCGCCGAGCGCCTGGATCTGCTCCTTGGTGACGTTCGCGCCGTCCTCGGTGCGGAGGAGGTTCTCCAGGAGCACCTTGAGGCTGAACGGGAGCTTCTCGTACCCGGCGACCGTGTCGACCCGGAAGATCTCGTAGTCGGTGTCCCCGACGGTCAGTGTGCTCTTGGCACCGAAGCTGTCAACAGTGGACACGTGTGCTCTCCTTCGTCGGCGGGGTGCAAGCACGCATGGCTTGCCTTCCCATCTTCCCCGCGCTCGGCGTCGGCGGCTAGTGAGGCGCGCCTTACCGATCAGGGCGAAATTTATCTTGATGTCAAGATAAATCTATCACGCGTCCCGACGGGGATAGATCGCGCGCACGGCGAGCCACGTGACCGCGACGAGCGGGGCGAACAGCGGCAGCCCCATGATCAGCTTGAGCGTTCCGAGAGTCGCCACCTCCCCCGCCAGGTAGAGCGGGTACTGCACCGCGAGGCGAATGAAGAACAGCGCCGCCCAGGCGATCGCGAGCCAGAAGAATACCCGACGCTTCCGGCGATCTTTCCGCCACGCGGTGCCCTCGTTCATGAGGAATCCGACCGCGAGTCCGATGAGCGACCAGCCGACCAGTGCGGAGATGAGGAACGCCGTCCCGTAGGCCGCATTCGTGATGAGCCCCGGAACGAAGTTGTCCTCTCCCCGCCCGGTGAACAGGGCGAGGGCCGCCGCGACACCCGCGGCGATCAGTCCGCCGAACGCGGCGCCCGCGGGCGAACGCTGGAGCAGACGGATGACGGTGAACACGACCGCCAGCCCGACCGAGCCGGCGAGGGAGAGGACGAGGTTCTGACCGGAGACCGCGTAGAGGATGACGAACGCGAGGCCGGGCAGCACGGACTCGGCGACCCCGCGCCAGCCGCCCATCGCGTGCCAGACGACGCGGCCGGTGCTCGCGTCCGCCGCCGGGTCGAGACCCGCTCGGCGCGCCGCACCGCCCAGCGCCTGTCCGAGGATCTCCGACGCCGAGACGTCGGCCGATCGATCCGATGCCGAGCCCGCCGTGGGCGGCTCCAGGCCGGGTCGGGATGCCGGGGACTCCCGGTCGTCGCGACGAGGAGTCCCCTCGGGCGCGCTCACGCGCCGCCCGGCGACGCCGGCATCTTCAGGGGGATGAGGTCGCGCGGCGGCATGGGCGTGTTCCCGCGCACGACGACGAGCGATCGGAAGAGGTCTTCGATCTGGGCTGCGGCTTCGAGGTTGCCGGCGGCGGCGCCGCCGATCACGCCACGGAGGAACCAGCGAGGGCCGTCGACACCGACGAATCGGGCGAGCCGCTTCCCCGCGTCGCCTTCGGCGCCCACGACCGGGACCTCGGCGAGGAGCTCCGGACCCAGCGGGCCCTCCCTCTCCTCGACGCGGCCGCCCTGCTGGCGGATCTGCTCGCGGATCTGCTCACGGGTCTCTTCCCACAGGCCGCTCGAGCGCGGGGCGGCGAAGGGCTGCACCTGCAGGGTGGACCCCGCGTAGTCGAGTCCGACGGCGACGATCCGCTTGGTCTGCTCCTCGACCTCGAGCCGGAGGTTCAGACCCTCCCGGGGCAGCACCTTGACTCCGCCGAGATCGATGTAGGGGCGGACGGCGTTCGCCTCGGACTCGTCGAAGGGGCCTGCGTCGGCGCGGTCGGCGGGGGCTGATTTGGGGGCGAGGTCATCGCTCATGCGGACTGTCCTGTCGTGTATCCGGTGGAACCGAACCCGCCTTCGCCGCGCGCGCTCTCGGTGAGCGATTCGACGGGCAGGAATGTGGCGTGCGCGAAGGGCATCACGATGAGTTGCGCGATGCGATCACCCGCCGTGACCTCGAAGGCCTCCTCGGTGTCGGTGTTCACCAGGGTGACCTTGATCTCGCCGCGGTAGCCGGCGTCCACCGTACCCGGCGAGTTGACGATGGAGATGCCGTGTCGGGTGGCGAGGCCGCTGCGTGGCACGACGAAGGCGAGGTACCCCTCGGGCAGCGCAATGCGCACGCCGGTTCCGACCAGGGCACGCTGACCGGGCTGCAGAGTCAGACTCTCGGTCGCGACGAGGTCGGCGCCCGCATCGCCCGGGTGAGCGTACGTGGGGACATGCGCCGCGATAATGGGAACGTCCACGGAATCCATCACCCCCCGAGGCTAATGCACAACGCCGAACGTCCCGCCCCCGCATCCGCGTCGTATCGGGAGCGCCTCAGCCCATCCCTCTGGCTCATCGTGAGCGCGGCAGTATGCGCGCCCATGGCCGCGATCGTGTTCGCCCCCGTCGACGGCACGTGGGCGCTGGTGATCGGCCTGATCGTCGGGATCGCGATCGTCGTCGCTCTCATCGCGTCGGCTCCGCGTCTTCGCGTGGACGGGACCCAGCTTCGTGTCGGACGAGCGCACATCGACGTGTCGTACCTGGGTACGCCCGAGGTGCTGACGGGCGACGAGGCCCGCGCCGCCCGCGGACGGGACCTCTCACCGAACGACTGGCATCTCCTCCGCGGCGGGATCGACGGCGTCGTGCGGGTGCCCCTGACCGACGAGAACGACCCCACCACGCGGTGGGTGTTCTCGTCCCGCACACCCGAGCGGGTGGCGGCGATGATCACCCGCGCGCAGCGGGGTCGCTGAGATACGAGCGGTCAGGCGCACTCGGTGCAGATCGCACCGATGGAGGTCTGGTGGTCGATCTGCGTGCGGTGCTTCACCAGGAAGCACTCCACGCAAGTGAACTCGTCCTCCTGCGGGGGGAGGACGACGACGTCGAGGTCGACGTCGGAGAGGTCGGCGCCCGGGAGCTCGAAGCCCGACGGGTTGTCGGAGTCCTCGACGTCCACCGACCCCGACATCTTGTCCGGAACGCGCTCCTTGAGAGCCTCGATCGACTCGCTGTCGTCCTCGGTCTTGCGGGGGGCGTCGTAATCCGTTGCCATTGGCGAATGTCTCAACTTTCGGGGTGTTGCTGTGTGCTGGTGCCCGTTCGGGCGGCCATAGTTTGCATCACGGGCCGGTGAATCGCAAATGAGTCGCCGTCCCGTCGCCCCTTTTCAGGGGGATGACTGCGCAAACTCGCGGCACGCCCGCGATATTCCCTCCCCTGCCGGGCACGCGTGCGAGCATGGGCGCGGCAGGTCGAAACGGGCCCACGCTGGATCTGGAGGATGTCTCGCATGGAGCAGCTCAAAGTCATCGGCACCGAAGACGGTCGGCTGATGCTCGCCACCGAATCCGGCGATCGGTTCTCGCTCGCCGTCGATGAGGCGCTGCGCGCGCAGCTGCGCCGACTGCAGCGCGACGCCGAGCCGCGCACGCACCGGGCGAGCCCCCGTGACATCCAGTCGCACATCCGTGCCGGCATGTCCGCGGAAGAGGTCGCCGAGATCCTCGGTGTGCGCATCGAGGACGTCCAGCGCTTCGAAGGACCCGTCCTCGCCGAGCGCGAGCACATCGTGGGCCAGGCCCTCGCCGTGACGGTCCTCATCGGAGGCGAGCTCGACCCCGGCGCCCAGCCCACTTTCGGCAACGCCGTCCGCGCGAAGCTCGCCGAAGCGGGCGCCACCGGCGAACGCTGGACGAGCTGGCGCGACCAGACCGGGTGGATCGTGAAGCTCGAGTTCACCGCCGGCGAGGTCGAGCACGACGCGCGCTGGGGCTTCGACCCGCGCCGCTCGAGCCTGTCTCCGCAGAACTCCGACGCCGTGCAGCTCTCGCGTCAGGGGTCGCTGCCCGAAGGACTCATCCCCCGCCTGCGCGCGCTCGATTCTTCGCCGCTGAAAGACTCCTCCCGCTTCGACAGCGGCGCGTTCGGCATCCGTGGCGCCGTCGAGCCCGAGGCGGACCTCGAGCCGGAATCCCGGCCCGCGTCTTCGCCCGCCGTGCAGCACGCCGCCATCAAGCGCGCCCCCGACGCACCGGTCACCTCCGCCGAGACGGCAGACCTGCTCGAAGCGCTGCGGCGCAGGCGCGGTCAGCGTGAGCCGATGCCCACCGAATCGACCGCGGACGAACGCCCGCAGACGCCGGTCGCGCTCTTCGACGCCCTCGAGCCGGGATACGAGGCCGCCGCACCGGAGGAGTCGGCCGATGCCCCGTCCGATGACGACGCCGACGCTCCGACCGAGCAGACGCGTCGCAAGGGACGCACCTCGATGCCCTCATGGGATGAGATCGTCTTCGGCGCACGCACCGAAGACGGCTGATCCTCGGCGCGATCAGCCGCCGACCGCGAATGCCCCCAGCCGCACCAGAGGGACGATCCGCTCGGCGTCGGTGAGCGACCCATGCTGGCCGATCATGTTCTGCGGCTTCTTGTCGCTCTCGCGGTCGTCGTAGTACGCGACGGAGGCTCTCGCAGCGACGAGGACGTCTCCGATCCTCGCCTCGACGTCGGGGTCGACGGCCTCCCCGAACAGTCCGGCCTCGATCGCGTCCCGCCGACGCAGCACCCACGCGCGGGCCTGCTCACGAGCGTCCCAACGCGCGAACACGCCCTCCGCGCCGCCGTCCTCCGCGTACAAATGCAGCATCCTCGGCTCGCCCCCGACGACGCGGACGCCCTCCCAGAGCTCGTCCCCGGCGCCCACCAGCATCTGCCGATGTCGCGGGACATCGACCATGCCGTGATCGGCGGTGACGACGGCACCCGCGTGACGCCCGAGCGCGGTGTCGAGGGTGCGCGCCGCGGCATCCACCGTCTCAAGCCCCGCTGACCATTCGTCGCTCTCCCACCCGCGGGCATGACCGATCGCGTCGAGTTCGGGGACATAGGCGTAGATGAGGGCGCCGGGATGCCGCAACGCGAGATCCGCGGCCCGGTCCACGCGCTCCGCGATCGACGCCGCGGCGACGAACTCCGCGCCGCGCTGCAGGGCGCGCGTGAATCCGGTGCCTTCGTATGCGGCCTTCGTGACGACGAAGACAGGCCTGCCGCGCTCCGCCTCCCGTTCCAGGAGGGGCCGGCTCCGCTGCCAGGTCAGCGGGTCGAGCCCGTCGGTCTCGTAGCCGCGGAGCTGATTGGGCACCTCATCGGTGCCCGGCACGCGCGCCCGATACCCGACGAGGCCGTGGGCTCCCGGCGCGTCGCCGGTCAGCAGGCTCGCGAGCGCTGCTGCGGTGGTCGCCGGGAACACGGTCCGCGCGGCATCCTTCTTCGTCATCCGCTGGGTGAGGAAACGTGCATATCCGGCCCGCGCGGTGAGGTTCCCGCGCCCGAGCCCGTCGACGAGGAGGACGATGGCCGACCGAGCCGGTGCGAACCACGACGGGGCGCCTTCGAGAGCCGCCAAGACATTGGGCACCACGTCGGTGAGGCTCCGGGCTCCAGGAGGGTCCGCGGGTAGGCTGAGGGACATCCGGGCAAGTCTCCCACACGGCATGACGGCCCGCCCCCGGCTCCCGCGCCGGGCGTCAGCACCCCTCACCCGAGACCGATCGAGGACATGGCAGCTTCGCGCACTCCCCCGTCATCCCCCGCCGTCGAGCGCATCGAGGACATCGACCTCGCCGAGGAGATGCAGGGATCCTTCCTGGAGTACGCCTATTCGGTCATCTACTCCCGCGCACTGCCCGACGCCAGGGACGGGCTGAAGCCCGTCCAGCGGCGCATCCTCTTCCAGATGGCCGAGATGGGGCTCCGACCCGACCGCGGTCACGTGAAGAGCGCCCGCGTCGTCGGCGAGGTGATGGGAAAGCTCCACCCGCACGGAGACTCCGCCATCTACGACGCGCTCGTGCGCCTCGCCCAGGACTTCGCTCTGCGCGTGCCCCTGGTCGACGGCCACGGCAACTTCGGCTCCCTCGACGACGGCCCCGCCGCCGCCCGGTACACCGAGGCGCGCCTGGCTCCCTCGGCACTGGCACTCACGGAGCACCTCGACGAGGACGTCGTGGACTTCATCCCGAACTACGACGGGCAGTTCCAGCAGCCCGAAGTGCTCTCCGCCGCCTTCCCCAACCTCCTCGTCAACGGCACCACCGGCATCGCGGTCGGCATGGCGACCAACATGGCGCCGCACAACCTCATCGAGGTCGTCTCCGCTGCCATCCACCTCCTCGAGAATCCTGACGCCACCCTCGAGGAGCTGATGGAGTTCGTGCCCGGTCCCGACCTCCCCGGCGGCGGAGTCATCGTCGGTCTCGACGGCATCAAGGAGGCGTACCAGTCCGGACGCGGAACCTTCCGAACCCGCGCGAAGTCGTCGATCGAGTCGCTCGGACCGCGCCGCACCGGCATCATCGTCACCGAGCTGCCCTACATGGTCGGCCCCGAGCGGGTCATGGAGAAGATCCGCGATGCCGTCACCGCCAAGAAGCTCACCGGAATCTCCGACATCACCGACCTGACGGACCGCAACCACGGTCTGCGGCTCGTGATCGGCATCAAGACGGGCTTCGACCCGAACGCCGTATTGGAGCAGCTCTACCGTCTGACACCGCTCGAGGACTCCTTCGGTATCAACAACGTCGCGCTCGTCGGCGGCCAGCCGCAGACGCTCGGTCTGAAGGAGATGCTGCGCGTCTACCTCGATCACCGTATCCAGGTGATCACCCGACGCAGCCGATTCCGACTCGCCCGCAAGCAGGAGCGCCTGCACCTCGTCGAAGGCCTCCTTATCGCGATCCTCGACATTGACGAGGTCATCCAGGTCATCCGCACCTCGGATGACAGCGAGATGGCGCGCACGCGCCTCATGGACGTCTTCGACCTGTCTCAGCTGCAGGCCGAGTACATCCTCGAGCTGCGCCTCCGCCGCCTCACCAAGTTCTCCCGGGTCGAGCTCGAGGCCGAGCGCGACACCCTCAAGGCCGACATCGCGGCCCTGGAGGAACTGCTCGGCAGCGACGTGCTGCTGCGCCGTCAGGTCGCGGTGGAGTTGGATGCCGCGGCAGATGCCTACGGGACCCCCCGTCGCACGCTGCTCATGAACGGCGGGCCCGTCGCGCCGCGCGGCCGGGCCGCGGCGCCGGCCGACCTCCAGATCGCCGACGCGCCCTGCCGCGTGTTCCTGTCGGCGACCGGTCGGATGATCCGCGCCGAGCTCGTTGCCGACGCACCCAGCGGTGGCATCGTCACGCCGGCACGACGCTCGAAGCACGACGCGATCCGCTCAGCCGTCGACGCCACCACGCGCGGCGACCTCGGCGCGGTGACGAGCGCAGGCCGCCTCGTGCGCTTCTCCCCCGTCGACCTCCCGTCCGTGCCCGCCAACTCGGTGCAGCTCGGCGCCGGCACCAAGGCCGACCAGTACCTGGGGCTTTCAGGGGCGGAGCATGTCATCGCGGTCGTCCGCCTCGATGAGGCGGCCCCGATCGCGCTGGGCACCGCGCAGGGAGTCGTCAAGCGGGTCGCGGCGACGGAGCTGCCTGCCGGCAAACACGACGTCGAGATCATCGCGCTCAAGCCCGGCGACTCCGTCGTCGGGGCCGCACCGGCCGCCGACGATGCTGAGCTCGTCTTCATCACGAGCGATGCTCAGCTGCTGCGATTCGAGGCCGCCTCCGTGCGCCCCCAGGGTCGCGCGGCCGGCGGCATGGCCGGCATCCGACTGTCCGCCGACGCCCAGGTCATCGCCTTCACGGCGGTCATCGCCGGCGAGGAGACCGTCGTGGCGACGATCGCCGGATCGACGTCGGCCCTCGCGGGCACCGACGCCGGTTCCGGCAAGGTGTCGGCCTTCGCGGAGTTCCCCGCCAAAGGTCGCGCGACCGGTGGTG contains:
- a CDS encoding DUF3710 domain-containing protein encodes the protein MSDDLAPKSAPADRADAGPFDESEANAVRPYIDLGGVKVLPREGLNLRLEVEEQTKRIVAVGLDYAGSTLQVQPFAAPRSSGLWEETREQIREQIRQQGGRVEEREGPLGPELLAEVPVVGAEGDAGKRLARFVGVDGPRWFLRGVIGGAAAGNLEAAAQIEDLFRSLVVVRGNTPMPPRDLIPLKMPASPGGA
- a CDS encoding DNA gyrase/topoisomerase IV subunit A, producing MAASRTPPSSPAVERIEDIDLAEEMQGSFLEYAYSVIYSRALPDARDGLKPVQRRILFQMAEMGLRPDRGHVKSARVVGEVMGKLHPHGDSAIYDALVRLAQDFALRVPLVDGHGNFGSLDDGPAAARYTEARLAPSALALTEHLDEDVVDFIPNYDGQFQQPEVLSAAFPNLLVNGTTGIAVGMATNMAPHNLIEVVSAAIHLLENPDATLEELMEFVPGPDLPGGGVIVGLDGIKEAYQSGRGTFRTRAKSSIESLGPRRTGIIVTELPYMVGPERVMEKIRDAVTAKKLTGISDITDLTDRNHGLRLVIGIKTGFDPNAVLEQLYRLTPLEDSFGINNVALVGGQPQTLGLKEMLRVYLDHRIQVITRRSRFRLARKQERLHLVEGLLIAILDIDEVIQVIRTSDDSEMARTRLMDVFDLSQLQAEYILELRLRRLTKFSRVELEAERDTLKADIAALEELLGSDVLLRRQVAVELDAAADAYGTPRRTLLMNGGPVAPRGRAAAPADLQIADAPCRVFLSATGRMIRAELVADAPSGGIVTPARRSKHDAIRSAVDATTRGDLGAVTSAGRLVRFSPVDLPSVPANSVQLGAGTKADQYLGLSGAEHVIAVVRLDEAAPIALGTAQGVVKRVAATELPAGKHDVEIIALKPGDSVVGAAPAADDAELVFITSDAQLLRFEAASVRPQGRAAGGMAGIRLSADAQVIAFTAVIAGEETVVATIAGSTSALAGTDAGSGKVSAFAEFPAKGRATGGVRAQRFLRGEDALTLAWVGDDPRAVGTDGAVRQLPAAGAKRDASGQTLDAVIGAIGTVVR
- a CDS encoding DUF4193 domain-containing protein, encoding MATDYDAPRKTEDDSESIEALKERVPDKMSGSVDVEDSDNPSGFELPGADLSDVDLDVVVLPPQEDEFTCVECFLVKHRTQIDHQTSIGAICTECA
- a CDS encoding DUF3159 domain-containing protein, encoding MSAPEGTPRRDDRESPASRPGLEPPTAGSASDRSADVSASEILGQALGGAARRAGLDPAADASTGRVVWHAMGGWRGVAESVLPGLAFVILYAVSGQNLVLSLAGSVGLAVVFTVIRLLQRSPAGAAFGGLIAAGVAAALALFTGRGEDNFVPGLITNAAYGTAFLISALVGWSLIGLAVGFLMNEGTAWRKDRRKRRVFFWLAIAWAALFFIRLAVQYPLYLAGEVATLGTLKLIMGLPLFAPLVAVTWLAVRAIYPRRDA
- a CDS encoding alkaline phosphatase family protein, whose translation is MSLSLPADPPGARSLTDVVPNVLAALEGAPSWFAPARSAIVLLVDGLGRGNLTARAGYARFLTQRMTKKDAARTVFPATTAAALASLLTGDAPGAHGLVGYRARVPGTDEVPNQLRGYETDGLDPLTWQRSRPLLEREAERGRPVFVVTKAAYEGTGFTRALQRGAEFVAAASIAERVDRAADLALRHPGALIYAYVPELDAIGHARGWESDEWSAGLETVDAAARTLDTALGRHAGAVVTADHGMVDVPRHRQMLVGAGDELWEGVRVVGGEPRMLHLYAEDGGAEGVFARWDAREQARAWVLRRRDAIEAGLFGEAVDPDVEARIGDVLVAARASVAYYDDRESDKKPQNMIGQHGSLTDAERIVPLVRLGAFAVGG
- the sepH gene encoding septation protein SepH; this translates as MEQLKVIGTEDGRLMLATESGDRFSLAVDEALRAQLRRLQRDAEPRTHRASPRDIQSHIRAGMSAEEVAEILGVRIEDVQRFEGPVLAEREHIVGQALAVTVLIGGELDPGAQPTFGNAVRAKLAEAGATGERWTSWRDQTGWIVKLEFTAGEVEHDARWGFDPRRSSLSPQNSDAVQLSRQGSLPEGLIPRLRALDSSPLKDSSRFDSGAFGIRGAVEPEADLEPESRPASSPAVQHAAIKRAPDAPVTSAETADLLEALRRRRGQREPMPTESTADERPQTPVALFDALEPGYEAAAPEESADAPSDDDADAPTEQTRRKGRTSMPSWDEIVFGARTEDG
- the dut gene encoding dUTP diphosphatase, which produces MMDSVDVPIIAAHVPTYAHPGDAGADLVATESLTLQPGQRALVGTGVRIALPEGYLAFVVPRSGLATRHGISIVNSPGTVDAGYRGEIKVTLVNTDTEEAFEVTAGDRIAQLIVMPFAHATFLPVESLTESARGEGGFGSTGYTTGQSA
- a CDS encoding DUF3093 domain-containing protein; this encodes MHNAERPAPASASYRERLSPSLWLIVSAAVCAPMAAIVFAPVDGTWALVIGLIVGIAIVVALIASAPRLRVDGTQLRVGRAHIDVSYLGTPEVLTGDEARAARGRDLSPNDWHLLRGGIDGVVRVPLTDENDPTTRWVFSSRTPERVAAMITRAQRGR